gtatatattttaataagtatatattaaagtactttattatatattttaaaaataatcaacatTGTTCCTCTTAAAAGAAAGGATACATTTGAAATCTCTAATATACGAAACAGActtcaataaattaaatgtgCTTAGAgatattaatcaaataataaataattgaaattcatgataaaacaaatatatctttaatcttatattttttttttgtatttacatttgttttaaaatttatcgtttaaatgtatttattttaattaatacaattattttatcaattgttttcttaaattaatactAACATAGAATCATCTTCCCAGTGTCCGcgttcttttttaattatatctttcAAGTGATCTTTTTTTAAGTTAACTGTCTTTCttaatttaaccattttaaaattaaataaataaaaattacttacaaaataaataatatagatatatcgcatatattttcactaataGAATATAAACAAGTTAAGTTAGTTtataattaacaattattatagtattttgtcttttaaaataaaattattatctttttcaaggagtgaaataaaatattgatttttccCGTATAAACTCatctcaaaaatattttcttgaaatCAAGATTTACCAACATTATTTATGATAACAGCCTTACGTTATTAATGTCAAAAAAATCAGTTGGAGTTCATTCTTTAGGTAGCCAAATtataatctttttcattttgtttgaaattattcgttagtttttgaaacaaaaatggaaaatctcattgaaattcaatttttcaataactGAACCTTAAGTAGTTTTCGATATTTGACTACCTTATTTATAATTGGAAATTCAGCTTTTCAGACATCTAATTTGAGACTGATTTTTTGACGTGTACCACACTCTctataattgataatttaaaagactaaatttcaAATGATTTTTCAATATTCACATATTTCATTCTGCaaatttaattccttaaaacttgaatttttaacataaacaataaattaatttattgtaacAAATAATGTGAACACCTGGTTATTTCagattttttaatagatttattacaggaaataaaattaaaaaaaacaagtgtTACTTTTTTCAGTAATAAGTAAATGAAAGCAACAGAGACAATGTCACGTGAATTTGTGTCCATCTCGGATATGGAACATTTCCAACGCCATTTCGCATTTCAAGTATGTACCACACAATTCAATCATGCACAATCACACAAGTCAAACCAATCACCTGAATCATCTCTAATTTTCCCGCCAAAATAAGACATAAGAACATTACATATAATTCTACACTTCAAGTTActcaataattaaaaacttatacttaaaaaccaaaaactattcgaaaaataaaagtttaataaatatgttttaatccTTAAAGTTAGGGGTATTGTATTTTTTTGGTCATCtttagtgttttgattttgtgcaATATTACTTATAGTTTTACGGATTAGACAATGTTAATTACATTGATAATATAGGAAAAGTGATCTACTCAACATTTTACGACCtgaatttgattcaataatatgatttttttgaaaattattaaagatttaaatatattattagttatAAGTACATGACTTAGTTTTAaaaattctcattttttaaataattataattagataGAAAAGAATTAGCTAATTTAACTGGTTGCAGAAAAGGAATGAAAAGGTTGGTTTTCCACTAGAAGGTGGATACGATGACCTGTGGCTTATTCCAATTTGGTTTTGGTAAGATTTTCCAAGCCACGCGGCAGAGAAGAACCAACGGTGGTGTGGCGTGTGATcattaataagaaataaaaaatatattgttagaGAGAAATAACATATAATGTTGGGATGTTTGTTTTATTCTATCTGACTCCCACCAAGGACTCACTCACCGTTTACAAAATTTGAACACGTATAACCAAAAATGCttttttgtgtatgtttttGCTGTCATCTCCATGTGCAGCTAGCGTCTTCATCTCAACTTTTCAAtattattcattcattcaaacccaagaaaccctaaaaaacattaatttttcaaaatctcagTTACACAACCACGACTGAGTGCCGTGGTTTCTGCTCCCTTAATTAGTGCCAATCTTCTAGAATCTCTTCCCACATATTGAGACAGCACCACGGAATTGGAATAGAGGATTCAAATTGCttatttatttaggtttaattgtttcttttatctCTAGTTTGGTTGAAATGTATCAAATCCGtctctcttttaaaaaaatgtcaatttcgtccctatataaaaaaattttgttccgttaaatacaaactaatggtgtttaaagtgagttttgaataataaccacttcatgggtctGATCCCTGATattgcagtggataaagtgagttttgaaagcaatgatttttaacgaaTATGACTTGAtagacacaatttttttctatatggagacgaaattgacatttttctaaaagggagACAAATTTGACATACTCCAACCAAAttggggacaaaagaagcaattaaaccttttatttaagaacaatcttaataataatacactttttatttattttttaattcatgcaTTAAACGGGTAAGAAATATCGTAgcaaaaatgtaaaataaataactacAATAGTTAGGTTACTAAAAATAACATGAATATGAAATGTGTACGCTACTTTTACATATTGTGGAGGATTAGCTATAACTAGACCAGACATTCTATATTTGACAAATTCAAAATCAAGTTCAATAACGTTTATATATAGATGACCAagtcaatgtttttctttttctcaaaaaatgtatttaataaattaaatcgTGGAACAATAATGGTGGTTTTCCTTAAttacttaatattattaatacacGAGTGATGGGAGGGGATTTGTTTCATGATTGAGTAGGTGTCCAATTCAATCCAAACAACaataaatagaagaaagaaaatatattttaaaccctccataatgttttaatatacgggtaaaattaagtttattggagtaatttttttgattgatgaaaaaaaaaatcaatatagaGGAAGCGGGCGATAAATTAAAgtaactgatttttttttcaaatactgGTTTCGTATTTAATTTACACTTTTTCTTCtgcttttcaaattattttacacGATACACATAGCAAGAGATTACAAACGATggttcttttaaataaaatagaaataaatgaataaaattgacCTTACGATTAGAGGCGGAAATAAATAACGGATAAGGAGGCACGTCAATTCTTGAGGCGTGCGACCCATGTAAAGTTGGATTTGTACACATATGACGACGACGTTTCGTAGCAAGACAAAACAAACAcaccttttcctttttataagGAGAAAGCTTTGCCTAGCATGATGaaactattatatttaaactctaagaaaattattaattttaaaaataacaaaaaaaatgtttatcaaATTCAAACTAAGCCGTTTTAGTACTTAATTACATAATTGCAACGATTAAAACTATAAtaaacttcaataaaaaaactatagcAAAATGTAAAGAAAGACTAGCGTTGCTTATTGTTCTTATAGGAGATtcgtcattttatttttaaatgtcaaGTGAAGCAAAATGTGAAAGGTATCTCACTGATAAACAGAAAACAGATCCCCCAAAAtaggattgaaaaaaaaaaaaaaaaaatagggaacAGAATGTCTTCTTTTCTGGCTTTTTGCGTTTCTAATGGTCATGTATGCCTTACGAAATGCAGCAAAATGAAAGTTCCAACCATTTAAAAAGTTATGATCTCGTGTGCAGGTCAAGTTTGAAAAACTCACACCTTATtcagtgtatatatatatatatatatatgtaagcTTTTGGCTTGAATTATAAGCTTTCACGTCTACTTTCTTACTTTGCTATTATctcatgttttaatattttattgataaattttgcTAAATAAGGACAGTGTGTGAggttattcttttaatttaattgtctctattttttttttaccgaACTGACTCTGGAATTTTCCTTTGACAAAATGTTACTTTTCAGAATTTATGAAACAAtctattagattttttttaagctGATAgctgttaaaaaaagttatttataaagttttaattttattatgccGCATTacttttaagatttattttaacttCTACTTTAATCTAAAGATTATTAGAATCGAAAATATGTTTCTATGATCttggaactttttttttttgtctgttttaatttcattatataagTTCTTTGGAGTggaattataattatttattttagtattcaAGTGATATATCTTCCTTTATATcacagtgttttgattttaaattcatGACATTGTTAAGACAATTATCATACATATAAGTATTAttcgttttaaataattatgattttcttttaaaagtactttgaaaaagtgaaagaagaaaaaatatttatatcatacCATCCTAGATTTCGACTtctaaacaatataaaattattggatGTAGTATAGAAACACATAGTATTTTAGATAAAGTTAAGAAAGATTTTGATTCTAGTTAAAAgagttaaattataatattcaatatttgataatcatatttttatgagTATTAATTTTGTTCGTTTATAATTTGTACTTATGACTCAtggttataattaattttaaaattgaaagtttatattattttatttgttcatttgttttactactactatatttatttaactacttttaaaattagtgtattaaataatatcatgGTAGCATTTactaataaataagaatttgctTGATTATAGAAAGATAACAGAGAGAGATATGACtcagaattttcaaaattatttcattatagTGGTTTTTTAATCTTTAGCATAGATCAAAAGAGTATCAATCATGTTAATACACAACCCTCTAGTATTTAGTGGAAGTGAAGAACTTccaattagattttaaaaaatgccTACaattgaaccttttcaacaatCCAAGTTGATTAAGAATGTCGAGCTTAAATATTGTTGCACAATAAAAGTTGAGAAGtcacaaaaacatatttgtaCAACACAtgctttaaataataatatatagtaaaaGATTATCTAAAAAGAAACTCAAATTctacattattaatatattttcccTTCAATGATCTTGACAAAAATttggttaattaattttttttttttaacttttgctTGTTGAGTAAATACAGAGTAAACACTGAAGAGtccaaaatttaaatgataaataacatGGTTGATTTAACTGTGATACTAACTATTCTTTGATAAACCATTATTTCAgacttataataaataataaaagaaacatttttattaCACTCAAATTAACAACACATATACGAgatgaaaatattattgtaaataaaaaatacttttgcaAATGAGAGAAACTAAAACATGTTACTCACacgtaataattttttatacaaacttttatattcactgttttatctttatttttgacAAATACAATGGGTTTTCAAGTAGTTGATAGAGTGTAAAAGATCATTTTTCATCAAGattttataactataataaatcgtataaaatcataaacaacactaacacatatttattatttcttgaaataaaagttaaatttagttCAAAGAgtaagtacttttttttttcttaaaaaaaaaaagaaaatactaatcAAAATTGTCTAAAGAAAATACTGTTATAATATTCGACCACGGGAAAGAATGATCTTATACAAagaatatttatgaaaataaaaggaaattacaTTCTTGTATGACTGATAGTTAAAActattgttgattttatttactaatatttatttatgcatgTACATATGTTTGACATCATTAGCTGCATAATGTAATAGTACCTTGGAAATGACAATTTTAGggtgttaattatatttaagcttaaaaaaaatagttacataATAACAGCAAGCAGATTGGATCACTTGTGGAATTGGAGACATGCAACAATATGTTTCATTGGATCAATTAGTTTCAAAACCCAAACAAAGTTGGCAAGATGTCACTGTTTTTAGGTTTGTCAAGATGTGCATAATTAATAGCCAGGGCTATcttatttaagttaaataaatgaataaaacaacGAGAATAAGTCTTGTTTAAGACATTTAATTACGATAATAGTATGCAGGTTTCTTAATttcaaactgaaaaaaaaaaagtatttataactGGCATATTTTTAAAACCCGAGTTCAAATTATAAGGAGATTTTCTTGTGTAATGAATTTAAGTTTAACTAGATAACTCCACCCTAGTTAATATAATGAAGGCAAGTTAATTACATATAGGTAGAAATACAAGTGTTGTTACTAgtgtgtatattttttataagaaaaaaaaatattagaattgaATATTTTGTTCATATAATAATGTTGTCATAATATACAAAactagaaattgaaaataattaaaaatatatatatgcaaatagaattttctttattaatttgttataaataactACAAAACTTAAAAGTGGAACTTCTTTACAAAAATTTCGGAGTCCAtagaatgaaaaggaaaaatagatgacatgatttttcAAGTCATAAGAACACGAGCATATattcttcaaaaaaaataaaaataaaaataaaagcacaTTCAAATATAAATGACATTTTCTATCTTAAGCTTTTAGTATAAAGTAAAGGTAatgttttcataaataattattgagtGTAGCCATTTTACTGTTTCAATGTGTTTTACCATGTCGTACATTTTCAGTTGAAATTATTTACCCATAAACATTAATGACGTTGGATGAAACGAGACGAGACACTTGGCGTTTCCTTTCTTATCTGGCAAGATTTGtccaactttttttaatgaaaaataacacGTAGTTAGTTTTTCcggaataaaaaattgaaatatatttatattggtaTTTGATTGTTcttccaataaaataaaaacagcaattaatatgatttaaaataagttagGCAACCAAATCCTATTTACTACAGTGGAGGAAAGTTCTTGTAAAGCAATGgtattacaataaataaaaataggcAATAAATTTTGATGGAGGATCATGAAAGCACCTTTAAtagcataattattttttctttaatcgtGTCAGTgtcattttcaatattttaaaaaagaaaatttataggTGTGAACGTGCATGACCAGAGGGGGACCCATCAGGTTAATGAATTCCAAACAGGGGACCAGATGGTGTGCCTATTTTTCCGGGCTTCTACACATAGCAGGTACCACTCTCCTTCCTATGCAAATcattttcgatttttttttttcatttagtatatacatttttttactaCGAAATTGAATACGTAGGACGCGTGTATTTGTACATATATCctaaaatgatataataaattagaaacgAAATTATTGAAGGGCAATAGTAGCCAGTAGCAGATAAAGTCTTGCACGGAACTACATGTGTCAGCATGCATCACGTGGCTGGCTAAAAACCACACGTGCATGAATGTGTCAATCTTTGGCGATGAAATTGCGGAAAGAACAGAACATTAACCTTGTATGTTGTTTTTGAAGGTTTTAATTAGATGGTGATTTCAGTGTGTAGGTGGCATTGACGAAGAAGCGTACGTATCTAGGAATGTAATCTGACAGAGAAGTGATTAAAAAAGCAAACTCTTCACCGACTCCAGATTCTGCTAGATTTGGTGTGTCTAATTTACcctttaaaactaattattttcatatacaaaataatttaattcttgtgtttaatttctgtaaaaaaaaaaacagtattttTGTGTGAATTTAATTAGCATGTGAAATGAAagatgaaataagaaaaatgtgttGACGCAAATGCATCCCTGAGCAATGAATCTAAGACGTGGATGAAGCaacttttcaataataaaagcATTGGCTGCTTGGGTGGAATCTCtatttcaacaatttttgtcCAGCTGTAACTTAACTGTCATTTTTGTAAACCTCCATTTTCATTTACCCATATTAGATATATAATCTCagcttttatttttcataatactttttactttaataatagacaacattttttttattatatatgagcttgaatatatatttcttaatggAGAATCATGTccaaattttaatcttaaaaataattcattcacaataatgaataataaaacaaatatttgaagTTAGATTTTGAATAGCatgatatatattaaacaatactttataaaattcttatattagacaaaaagaaaaaagataaaaaataaaataacataatgatatctatgaaatttaaactaaaacctggattgaAAACaccttaatattataaataattattgtggCTTGTGTAGAACTGCGATTGATTAAATTGATTATGTAGTGTAAATAATTGTTCGTTTCACTTTTATTAGCTCACACTTATTTTTTAAGGTCTGACCTAATTTGTATGAAAGTCCAACTTTTTTTAAGgtctacaaatatatttatcaatgtATTTACGTATAAAGTATTAACATCTTTAAAAATACCAGTGAGATTAGTTTATTAtggaattaattattttttaataattaaaaatgttatactcatatgtaatatatgtatatacacatatgtatatacattaacagaacaaattaattatttaaaatctataatttactaatatttataaacagagtataaaattatattttaatggttttttaCATTTGACATTTTTTCCTCAGTCAAAATgcttgataaataaatttagtatattttaaaagaattataacttaaaaattgCTTTTAAtcctttgaatttgatttttttacttatttaaattagaaGTTGTTTTTTCTGTACCAGAGTTTCAGATATTACCCTTCTTTTTCACTTGTTATTATGGAAATTACACTGGAATGACGACgctatatcaataaaaatatatttgagcaactaaaataattaggtggattttttttatttatttatattaaaataaggtGTTTAGTCCATcgaagttaaattttattttagtttctaaatttaaaattgattttttaatttcaaaatgcATAAGATATAAAAGTTACCGTGAAAGGATTTAACAAAAATTGTTggaacattaaaagaaaattaaacttcattaaataaacttcgttcaaacaaacacaaaaaccaGGAATATCCTCAAAAATCACTACcttctaaaaataaaagcattttTGGTTTCAAATATGAAATCACTAATGCAAAATTACATATTGGACTAAAAAAATGACGAAAAATAGACTAaatgaaatgatgaaaaaatttatttacagtaacatttttttaaataatctgAAAATTTTCTACATCGTACTCCTAACAAGCCAAcataaatctatttaaaaaattttacaatttctctttttttcttttctcatttatttctttaagaAGATAATAATGACGATAGTCCtaatatttcttattcaattatTAAGAAAGTAAGTTATATCGTACAAAgcttattattaattagatgGATGGATTCCTTAATCTGCATACAGCAAATTCCAACTCAAtcacatacatacataaataaattatatatatatatatatgttttatttctgacaaaaatataagaaaaccaTCCTTTCTTTCTTCTGCCTTGATCGggtaaaattgattaaaaacaaTCTTTAATTAGGATGTGTTAAGAATGGCAAACTAAGTTTATCTGTTTTATTCTATCATTTGCTACAGTTATAGCATGTAATTGTAGAATTCAGAATTTACCTAACTTTCAACATTCGAACATGCTTTAAGAGATCGATTGATTCCTTATTTATCTAAGTGGGAAAAATTTTCCAAACCGAAAAAACCTCCAAAACATTGTAGCCTACCTCGGATATGGTCGGTTTACCAAGAAAACGTCTTCAAAATAACAGTGGACCCCGTCTTCAAAATCAACATGTCTTTcattatcaattatattaatctaattgcttcttcAATTAAacgtaaaatatatataattcttaaatttttaaatttgaagtttaaaaaaTGTGATGTCCCAGTTACAATAATAGAAACATTTTTGCAGACACATTAAAAAGCAGAAGACTTTCAATATATTCTCTTGCTTCTAGATCGGTAATAGGGTATAATCTCATTTACTTGTGAACCCTCGCTTTGGTATAAATTCTCGGTTTAACCAGAAACGAATCACTCAATTTGTATGTCATTGTCGTATTCCTTGTATGCATGTCGTTCCAAGGCttggtttaacttttttttttttcaaaattttttctaattacttttaaaatgtttacgtgtaattattcattttatcaattaatgttttctctcttcttcatttttaaatCTGAAATTTCAGTTTCTCAAGAGCGTGATATATCGGTTAGATCACCAATTTAGATACTGTATATTTGATGATCATTTTCAAGATTTTGTAAttagattatatataattgaaaaatataaaggcgtatattttttttttatcacgttGTTACAAAATCTTAACTATGATAACACACGTGCACCCTTCTTTTTCCCTTCATAACTTTGTACAgtcatttttcctttaaaagatcgtcaaaaagaaaaaaaaaatactaaagaaaTAGGACTTAGGAGGATGTACCTAGCTCactttatatatacacataGGCCAAAACTATGTGGTGTTTAATTTGCATAACAACGTCGCAGACGTGTCATCTGTAGATTCTTTAATATACTTCGCATTATCCAATTTAATTAACTTCATCTCTACACTAATATCTTAATCTCACCGTATaatccaaatataaaataacgtgtctttatatatacatgtaaattaatggttttttattataattttaaaagacaaaataagaatattttctctatcatttgccaaaaaaaaaattattatcttaggCACAAAAATACTCCATTTTTGGCAAGGGAGGGAGTACAAAAGTCGCAAgcattttggaaaaataaaattctggTTTCTAGTGTGAACTTTTTATACTGTTGTTGAATTAAAATTACGTAATAAAATTCTACATTAGTTAATATAAACATAAAGTAAAACTAGTCTTGAAAGATAAAGCTTATTTACATGAAGTAGTAAGATTGTAATAAAGTATTACAGCCTTAATCATTGACATTGTAATTTGTgaatgaaaatgtattttatgaGAAAAGCATGGTTTTGTTATTCGAGAAGagcaaaaggaagaagaaaaagaaaagaagtgttTTTGTTAAGAGTATTTTGCACCGTAAAGCGGATTAGAATCCATAACGTGTTTGGTTCCGTTGGAGAAGGAAGTAGCGTAACCCCGTTCACACACAGAAACAGGAACACGCCCACAATGAATCAATGAAAGGCTACGTATGAAAACGTCGACCATGCATTGAATGCCACCGGCTGCCACGTTGTCCGTACCACCCACTAACCTACAATTGCCGGTGGCCTATTTGGTGTCACTGTTTTTGGCTTTAACCATGGaacatatgtatgtatgtattcaTATTCGTTCATTACTACTTGCTTCTTTCACTTCCAACTCATTTCCACAATCACCTTTCACTTTCTTCCAACCCACAAAGCCGCGCTATCtatctatatctatctatctttctttcttttctttctttctctcttctttcatCCACCTAACCAGATCGATCGACCCTATCATATATTTATCGTATCTATCTCACTGCTCTTGTAGCTGTTTGAATGAAGGATTTCAGATTGGGCATTTGAGagataagtatatatatatggataataATAAGgagatgatgacgatgatgatgatgggtgtgaagaagaaggaggatTATGCCATAGGGTCGTCTTCCTTCCATTGCAATTACCCATTCCTTGATTTCTCTGATGACAAGGGCTCTTTAGGGTTTATGGAGTTGCTGGGTGTGCAAGAATACAGTCCTCTGCTTGATTTGCCATTAGGGTCCAACATGGAAGTGCCTCAAACCTCTGATCTTAAGGAACCACCTCAGACTAAGAAAGATTGGACCGAGGTAACCAACCAGCAACCTGCGACTCCGAACTCTTCATCCATTTCCTCCGCGTCCAGTGAGGCTCTCAACGATGAACAAAAGAATAGAACTGTAGACCAAACACATGATGAGCACAAAAAGACAAAGGAACAGTAGGTTTCTTTCTTTAATGTTCTGATTTTCTCTCACCTTTTAAATTCTTTTGTGTAGTTATTTGGCTATTTAAGCCTAGGATTcgcatttttttcaaaaaaaaaaaatgatctttGGTGTTTGAATGGTTGATGGCATATCGGCGGAAGAAAAACCTTGGGGGCGGTGGAGTGTGAATGATGTATTTGATAATCTAATAAGACGGGGGCTgggtatttgttttttataatatttttatgatggtTTGTTTTTATGGTACGttgatttatttaatgtttggaAGATTCTAATAAGATTTGATGGTTTTCGGGGATGGGTTTAGATTGAAGGCTAAGAAGACAAATCAGAAGAGACAGAGAGAACCGAGATTCGCGTTCATGACGAAAAGCGAGGTGGATCATCTGGAAGATGGGTACAGATGGAGAAAGTACGGTCAAAAAGCTGTGAAAAACAGCCCCTTTCCCAGGTAACACTTTATCTCATTCTGCAATACACGCTTTGCTTCCTTCGCTTCGacccaaaaataaattaaatgctCTCAACATTTGAACAGGAGCTACTATCGTTGCACCAGTGTTTCGTGTAATGTGAAGAAACGCGTAGAGCGATCTTTTAGCGACCCAAGCATTGTGGTGACAACCTACGAAGGCCAACACACTCATCCAAGCCCGGTTATGGGTCGCTCCAACAACTTTGGTACGCTAATGTCTGGATCTGAGAACTACATGTCCCAATATTATCAGCAGCaccatcaacaacaacttcaTGTCGATGCATTGTCTTCTCTTAGTTTCCTCTCTCCGAAGAATGTCACATTTCCTCAACAGACAGCGTTGTTGAGTGACT
The sequence above is drawn from the Vigna radiata var. radiata cultivar VC1973A chromosome 3, Vradiata_ver6, whole genome shotgun sequence genome and encodes:
- the LOC106757666 gene encoding probable WRKY transcription factor 23, with protein sequence MPPAATLSVPPTNLQLPVAYLVSLFLALTMEHMYVCIHIRSLLLASFTSNSFPQSPFTFFQPTKPRYLSISIYLSFFSFFLSSFIHLTRSIDPIIYLSYLSHCSCSCLNEGFQIGHLRDKYIYMDNNKEMMTMMMMGVKKKEDYAIGSSSFHCNYPFLDFSDDKGSLGFMELLGVQEYSPLLDLPLGSNMEVPQTSDLKEPPQTKKDWTEVTNQQPATPNSSSISSASSEALNDEQKNRTVDQTHDEHKKTKEQLKAKKTNQKRQREPRFAFMTKSEVDHLEDGYRWRKYGQKAVKNSPFPRSYYRCTSVSCNVKKRVERSFSDPSIVVTTYEGQHTHPSPVMGRSNNFGTLMSGSENYMSQYYQQHHQQQLHVDALSSLSFLSPKNVTFPQQTALLSDYGRLQDVVPSHIFKQD